The Salvia miltiorrhiza cultivar Shanhuang (shh) chromosome 1, IMPLAD_Smil_shh, whole genome shotgun sequence genome has a window encoding:
- the LOC131006774 gene encoding vacuolar protein sorting-associated protein 2 homolog 2-like: MNLNIFKKKTSPKDALRTSKREMAVATRGIEREIASLQMEERRLVAEIKKTAKTGNEAATKILARQLVRLRQQITNLQGSRAQIRGVATHTQALYASTSISTGMKGATKAMSAMNKQMQPARQTKMIREFQQQAAQMDMTIEMMSEAIDETLDKDEAEEETEELTNQVLDEIGVDIASQLSSAPKGRIASKKVENAAPSAAASTDVEDLEKRLASLRHMQSQVVCSGCRTVLLYPSGATNVCCAVCNMVTSVPPPGMEMAQLICGGCRTLLMHARGATSVRCSCCHTVNLVPAAAPPNNVAHVNCGNCHTMLMYPAGAPSVKCAICHFITNVNMGDTRVPIPVNRPAVNSNSAPTQSTSTVTTAHSHNQTVVVQNPMTVDESGKLVSNVVVGVTT, from the exons GCATTGAACGTGAAATTGCATCTTTGCAGATGGAG GAGAGGAGATTAGTGGCAGAGATCAAGAAAACTGCTAAAACAGGAAATGAG GCTGCAACAAAAATCTTAGCTCGACAATTAGTTCGGCTTCGGCAGCAAATCACAAACTTGCAGGGCAGCCGTGCCCAGATCAGAGGTGTGGCAACTCACACACAG GCCTTGTATGCTAGCACTTCAATTTCAACTGGCATGAAAGGAGCAACCAAAGCTATGTCTGCTATGAACAAG CAAATGCAACCTGCAAGACAAACTAAAATGATCAGAGAATTCCAGCAACAGGCAGCGCAGATGGACATGACG ATTGAAATGATGTCTGAGGCAATTGACGAGACACTAGACAAAGATGAGGCTGAAGAAGAAACCGAAGAACTTACTAACCAG GTCCTTGATGAGATCGGGGTTGACATTGCTTCACAG CTATCTTCAGCTCCAAAGGGGCGGATTGCATCAAAGAAAGTCGAGAATGCTGCCCCAAG CGCTGCTGCGTCGACTGATGTTGAGGACCTCGAGAAAAGGCTGGCGTCTCTTCGAC ATATGCAGAGCCAAGTTGTTTGCAGTGGGTGTAGAACCGTCCTTCTTTACCCGAGCGGAGCTACAAATGTTTGCTGTGCAGTTTGCAATATGGTTACTTCTGTGCCACCACCTG GGATGGAAATGGCTCAATTGATATGTGGAGGCTGTCGCACCTTGCTTATGCATGCTCGTGGAGCAACCAGTGTCAGGTGTTCCTGCTGTCACACTGTAAATCTTGTGCCAG CTGCCGCGCCTCCTAATAATGTTGCTCATGTCAACTGTGGAAATTGCCATACTATGCTGATGTATCCTGCTGGAGCACCATCAGTAAAATGTGCCATTTGTCACTTCATCACTAATGTTAAT ATGGGCGATACGAGAGTCCCCATTCCTGTAAATAGACCTGCGGTGAACTCCAATTCTGCACCAACGCAATCTACTTCTACA GTAACAACAGCCCATTCTCATAATCAAACGGTAGTGGTGCAGAACCCCATGACTGTTGATGAAAGTGGCAAGTTG